A DNA window from Psychrobium sp. MM17-31 contains the following coding sequences:
- a CDS encoding DUF3450 family protein has product MSHLLYMIRFFQRPSLVFALLFASSAIANNTSPTQRADALMEQWIQLEKQNTQLKSQWQENKQLLEQRISLLQREKKQLQALDKDHHKQVDEVSAQRQKLITLQTSMESTQQDLTRWLDREFSQINNVLPQLPPPLANTWQLALTELDTKNPSNRLETLLSLYQSFDEFNKRISTNQATIIDAQGNEKVVKQLYLGVARGWYLTLDSATAVAGMPTAQGWQWQHESPLSPTQINAALAMIAHKKEAALIKLPMRLGANNASLAGEQ; this is encoded by the coding sequence TTGAGTCACTTGCTGTATATGATCCGCTTTTTCCAACGTCCATCATTAGTATTCGCCCTGCTATTTGCTAGCAGCGCTATTGCGAATAACACCTCGCCTACACAGCGTGCTGACGCCTTGATGGAACAATGGATCCAGTTGGAAAAACAAAATACACAATTAAAAAGTCAGTGGCAGGAAAACAAACAACTATTGGAACAGCGCATTAGCTTGCTACAGCGCGAGAAAAAACAGCTGCAAGCATTAGACAAAGATCATCACAAGCAAGTCGATGAAGTGAGCGCACAGCGACAAAAGCTAATTACCTTACAAACATCGATGGAATCGACGCAACAGGATTTAACACGATGGTTAGATCGCGAATTTTCGCAGATCAATAATGTGCTACCACAGCTGCCACCACCACTGGCTAATACATGGCAACTAGCGCTGACTGAACTCGATACTAAAAATCCCTCAAACCGTTTAGAAACCTTACTCAGTCTCTATCAAAGCTTTGATGAATTTAATAAGCGCATTAGCACTAACCAAGCCACCATTATCGATGCTCAAGGAAACGAAAAAGTCGTTAAGCAACTTTATCTTGGTGTCGCTCGCGGCTGGTACCTAACCTTAGATAGCGCAACAGCAGTGGCAGGCATGCCAACAGCACAAGGCTGGCAATGGCAGCACGAATCGCCATTATCACCAACTCAAATCAACGCTGCGCTAGCAATGATTGCACATAAAAAAGAAGCGGCACTCATTAAGCTGCCAATGCGTTTAGGTGCGAATAACGCATCGCTCGCTGGAGAACAATAA
- a CDS encoding MotA/TolQ/ExbB proton channel family protein, which produces MTIQTFDSAIVWAILGLGFFVYYQIIFFIVRAKSGLYENSHQTWSETIAIAVGALPLLGLLGTIMGLLDAFTAMSVGEGLNESSVLTQGIASALWTTQLGLVMAVPAWLLLSYYKKLQTLEELSHAG; this is translated from the coding sequence ATGACTATTCAAACCTTTGACAGTGCGATTGTGTGGGCAATTCTCGGCCTTGGATTCTTCGTTTATTACCAGATTATTTTCTTTATTGTCCGTGCCAAATCAGGCCTTTATGAAAACTCTCATCAAACGTGGAGTGAAACCATTGCCATTGCTGTCGGCGCACTGCCATTGCTAGGTTTACTCGGTACCATCATGGGGTTATTAGATGCCTTTACCGCAATGTCGGTTGGCGAAGGATTAAATGAAAGTAGTGTCCTAACTCAAGGCATCGCCAGCGCGTTATGGACTACCCAACTCGGTTTAGTGATGGCAGTACCGGCTTGGCTGCTACTAAGTTACTACAAAAAACTGCAAACGCTTGAGGAGCTAAGCCATGCGGGCTAG
- a CDS encoding biopolymer transporter ExbD — translation MRASLQQRLEQQQQGIDLSPLLDVVFILLIFFIVTTVFVKETGVEVDKPQALSTQKLERNVIMLAITNGGDVMYDGNNVGVAGVRNTVKGLIGERSRPVVIQADKLVTTELLVQVIDEAKLAGAASVNLATLR, via the coding sequence ATGCGGGCTAGCTTGCAACAACGCCTTGAGCAGCAGCAACAAGGCATCGACTTGTCGCCTTTGCTCGATGTCGTGTTCATTTTGCTTATTTTCTTCATTGTCACAACGGTTTTTGTCAAAGAAACTGGGGTTGAAGTCGATAAACCGCAAGCGCTATCGACGCAAAAACTCGAACGCAATGTCATTATGCTAGCCATCACCAATGGCGGTGATGTGATGTATGATGGCAATAACGTTGGTGTTGCTGGCGTGCGAAACACCGTAAAGGGCTTGATTGGTGAGCGCTCGCGCCCTGTGGTCATTCAGGCTGACAAGTTAGTCACAACAGAGTTGTTAGTACAAGTAATTGATGAAGCTAAACTCGCCGGCGCGGCTAGTGTCAATTTGGCGACATTGCGCTAG
- a CDS encoding energy transducer TonB, translated as MKIKRHHFVTLILTAGTMALALALLFLNQWFAKRVEPQVDVRKIEVATLPPPPPPPPAQQQEVQDTRLTLSLEGDGAAIEVAPLTIEKPKLTLKQPPIKMNMAVDFSNALTIDWQGFGLDQLDSIPRLLTRIKTQYPAQLLRQGITRTTVKLDVYINETGKIKLIGASGQHHNALKNAITTLVKRSRFSPPQKNGQSVAARFIWPVEFSK; from the coding sequence ATGAAAATTAAGCGCCATCACTTCGTTACTTTAATTCTCACCGCTGGCACTATGGCGCTGGCATTAGCACTGCTTTTTCTCAACCAGTGGTTCGCTAAACGAGTCGAACCGCAAGTAGATGTCCGAAAAATTGAAGTGGCAACTTTACCGCCACCTCCGCCACCGCCACCAGCACAGCAGCAGGAAGTGCAAGATACCCGCTTAACGCTGAGTCTCGAAGGCGATGGCGCAGCGATAGAAGTTGCACCGCTAACCATTGAAAAACCGAAACTGACTTTAAAGCAGCCGCCAATTAAGATGAATATGGCGGTGGATTTTAGTAATGCCCTAACCATAGATTGGCAAGGTTTTGGCCTCGATCAATTAGACAGCATTCCGCGTTTACTCACGCGCATCAAAACACAATATCCAGCCCAGTTACTGCGCCAAGGGATCACTCGCACAACCGTTAAACTCGATGTCTATATCAATGAAACGGGAAAAATTAAGCTTATTGGCGCGAGCGGCCAACATCACAATGCCTTAAAAAACGCGATAACGACGCTCGTTAAACGCTCGCGTTTTTCGCCTCCTCAA
- a CDS encoding MotA/TolQ/ExbB proton channel family protein produces the protein MIKSISTVIALLSFICAMLFATPSYGATASLISDIKKAQQRLNATQANISKQSAALNKKTQQTSQQVADLRRATSNARRLFDEQTLSLNSLKKRLDSWQQQDTYQRNLLARFYQQQSLTPHDDNITAPKNLAQLSNTFASFRSQLTPTWQTQKVVAQDGVINPLSTLKIGPVTWYLDESKQQAGFAIDQQPFMQQGLTLADDDYSALHTLKAGEIAEISFDPTLTRALKIAQAQESVADHVEKGGVWVIPIIAFGVFALLISIAKAVQLMRLPAIMPALAERLNNIASDDQTGLDKFTQQTKGMQRELIEIALNTEQGQSRDDKLFAALLRQKHKLEYWLGAVAITAAVSPLLGLLGTVSGMIETFKLMTLFGAGDASAVSGGISEALVTTELGLVVAIPALLMHALLSRKVKTYYGLLEDCGIGLSQAQASQPLKQAA, from the coding sequence ATGATTAAGTCAATCTCCACTGTTATCGCCTTGCTATCTTTCATCTGTGCAATGTTGTTTGCGACACCAAGTTACGGCGCGACAGCATCGCTAATTAGCGATATTAAAAAGGCGCAACAACGATTAAACGCAACACAAGCAAACATTAGCAAACAAAGCGCTGCGTTAAACAAAAAGACTCAACAAACTAGCCAGCAAGTCGCTGACTTACGCCGTGCCACCAGCAATGCAAGAAGATTGTTCGACGAGCAAACGTTAAGCCTTAACAGCTTAAAAAAGCGTTTAGATTCATGGCAACAACAAGATACTTATCAGCGCAATTTATTGGCGCGCTTTTATCAGCAACAATCGCTAACGCCTCACGACGATAATATCACCGCGCCAAAAAACCTAGCGCAGTTGAGTAACACCTTTGCCAGTTTCAGAAGCCAATTAACGCCGACATGGCAAACCCAAAAGGTCGTTGCTCAAGATGGCGTGATTAACCCGCTAAGTACGCTGAAAATAGGGCCTGTTACTTGGTATCTCGATGAAAGCAAACAGCAGGCAGGTTTTGCCATCGACCAACAGCCATTTATGCAACAAGGACTGACGCTAGCCGATGATGATTACTCGGCACTTCATACATTAAAAGCGGGAGAAATAGCCGAGATAAGCTTTGATCCAACACTCACCCGAGCGTTAAAAATTGCCCAAGCGCAGGAGTCTGTAGCCGATCACGTGGAAAAAGGCGGCGTGTGGGTGATTCCAATTATCGCCTTTGGCGTATTCGCACTGCTGATCTCCATCGCCAAAGCCGTCCAGCTCATGCGTTTACCAGCCATTATGCCAGCGCTTGCTGAGCGCCTAAATAACATCGCCAGCGATGATCAAACTGGCCTTGATAAATTCACTCAGCAAACCAAAGGCATGCAGCGAGAGCTTATCGAGATAGCGCTAAACACCGAACAGGGACAAAGCCGCGACGACAAGCTTTTCGCCGCCCTGCTGCGCCAAAAACACAAATTAGAATACTGGCTCGGCGCCGTTGCTATAACCGCAGCAGTTTCACCCTTATTAGGTTTATTAGGCACAGTTAGCGGCATGATCGAAACATTTAAGCTGATGACACTCTTTGGTGCTGGCGATGCATCAGCCGTATCAGGCGGTATTTCAGAAGCGCTTGTAACCACTGAATTAGGGCTAGTCGTCGCGATTCCAGCGCTGCTCATGCATGCCCTGTTATCACGCAAAGTTAAAACCTATTACGGCTTATTAGAAGATTGCGGTATCGGCCTTAGCCAAGCGCAAGCCTCACAACCTTTAAAGCAGGCGGCATAA
- a CDS encoding BCCT family transporter: MTMNNSPEVDSPTYETEHQLGENNVDVMGLDLHNPVFFFSALLTILFVIATLIFPTDAKQVFDATKAWSINNFDWLFMVAGNVFVVVCLALIALPLGKIRLGGADAKPDFSNVSWFAMLFAAGMGIGLMFWSVAEPIGYFTNWFGTPLNIADRTTEAADMALGATMFHWGLHPWAIYAVVGLSLAYFAFNCNMPLTIRSTFYPLLGEKTWGVAGHIIDVLAVLATIFGLATSLGFGAQQAAGGLNFLFDIPNTITTQIIIIIGVTGVAIVSLMRGLDGGVKVLSNINMSLAVALMIFVMIAGSTSVIINGIGTIWLSYIENIIPLSNWIGRDDETFYHGWTVFYWAWWISWSPFVGMFIARISRGRTVREFMVAVLLVPTIITSIWMATFGGVGLEQVKNGVGQLAGGITDSSLALFQMLENLPLSSVTSFLAVVLVLVFFITSSDSGSLVIDSITAGGKVDVPVVQRVFWAVLEGVIAAALLFGGGADALGALQAAAISVGLPFTIVLLLMCVSLFIGLTKEHRQL, from the coding sequence ATGACTATGAATAATTCACCTGAGGTTGATAGCCCTACATACGAAACAGAGCATCAACTTGGCGAAAACAATGTCGATGTTATGGGATTGGATTTGCACAATCCGGTCTTTTTCTTCTCTGCATTACTGACCATATTGTTTGTCATTGCGACCTTAATTTTTCCTACCGACGCTAAGCAAGTATTTGACGCGACAAAAGCATGGTCCATTAACAATTTTGACTGGTTGTTTATGGTGGCTGGCAATGTATTTGTCGTGGTGTGCTTAGCGCTAATCGCCTTGCCATTGGGCAAAATACGCTTAGGGGGCGCAGATGCTAAGCCTGATTTTAGTAACGTCTCTTGGTTTGCGATGTTGTTCGCAGCAGGCATGGGGATTGGTTTAATGTTTTGGAGCGTCGCAGAGCCCATTGGTTATTTTACCAATTGGTTTGGTACGCCGCTTAATATTGCCGATAGAACTACCGAAGCCGCTGATATGGCGCTCGGAGCAACGATGTTTCATTGGGGATTACACCCATGGGCAATCTACGCTGTTGTCGGTTTATCACTGGCATATTTTGCGTTCAACTGTAATATGCCACTGACTATTCGTTCGACGTTTTATCCTTTACTAGGTGAGAAAACATGGGGCGTTGCTGGCCATATCATCGATGTTCTTGCGGTATTAGCAACAATTTTTGGCTTGGCGACCTCTCTTGGTTTTGGCGCCCAGCAAGCTGCTGGCGGCCTTAATTTTCTATTCGATATTCCAAATACCATCACAACACAAATCATCATTATTATTGGGGTGACTGGCGTTGCTATTGTGTCGTTAATGCGCGGCCTTGATGGCGGCGTTAAGGTGTTAAGTAACATCAATATGTCGCTTGCCGTCGCCTTGATGATCTTTGTAATGATCGCGGGATCAACGTCGGTAATTATCAATGGTATTGGCACCATTTGGTTGTCGTATATTGAAAATATTATTCCGCTGAGTAATTGGATTGGCCGTGATGACGAAACCTTTTATCACGGTTGGACAGTATTTTACTGGGCGTGGTGGATTTCATGGTCGCCTTTTGTGGGGATGTTTATAGCGCGTATTTCACGTGGCCGCACGGTGCGTGAATTTATGGTGGCTGTGTTACTGGTACCAACAATCATTACCAGTATCTGGATGGCTACCTTTGGCGGTGTCGGGCTAGAGCAGGTGAAAAATGGTGTCGGCCAACTCGCGGGGGGAATTACTGACAGTTCACTTGCACTGTTTCAAATGTTAGAGAATCTGCCATTAAGCTCTGTAACATCATTCTTGGCGGTAGTTTTAGTGCTGGTGTTTTTTATTACTTCTTCTGACTCTGGCTCTTTAGTTATCGACAGCATCACGGCTGGTGGTAAAGTTGATGTACCTGTCGTGCAGCGCGTATTTTGGGCTGTGTTAGAAGGCGTTATCGCTGCGGCATTACTGTTTGGTGGCGGCGCTGATGCACTAGGGGCATTACAGGCAGCGGCTATTTCGGTTGGTTTGCCCTTTACTATTGTATTGCTGTTGATGTGTGTAAGTTTGTTTATTGGTTTAACTAAAGAACATCGTCAGTTATAG